One Pangasianodon hypophthalmus isolate fPanHyp1 chromosome 7, fPanHyp1.pri, whole genome shotgun sequence genomic window, CAAGCCAATTCCAAACTCTGAGGGAAACGGGAAGTAATCCTCAATGGGCTGTTCATGAAAAATCAGTCTGTCCCAAAGTATTTCTGTCCAAAGTGAGTTGGAGCTACAGAATGGACTTCAGTGGTCAGGATGGTGATTTCTGGAAACTCTTCAACTATGGAATTAACCcctaaaataacaaaatgaggCAGAGTCAAAAATCCCTCATAAATAGCTGTTTGGTTTTTAAAagcattgtgtttttaaatgacgTTGATGCTATTTTACCATGAGGGGTGGAGAAAAGGCTCAGGAGAATGATGTGTGAAGGCTGGACGCCGTGATCGATCAGCACTCGGACTGCTTCGATGACGGCATTCCCACTACCTACAgggcaaaattattgacacaGATTTGTTCGGTCGTGTTTCCGTTCATATCACATCAAAATGACATATTTGTATTTTGAAACTATAGAATTCTAAGGTTCCATCTAACAATTCAACATACAAGATATCAAGACTGATTGCTCCAGAATACCAAACTGCTTTTacagaggtagtcacacttcttgatgattaactaatcttgtgcatttcattagtaacacctggctgctaatttcTAATTACTCTAGGAaggtaggaagggtgtacttattttttcccacctagTTTCTGAATGTTGATTGCTAAtacacacttagctagcaagcttgCAGACTAACTATTTGTACTAGCTCCTGATTTACCTAATGTGATCTCTGCAGAAAGCCTAGACAAGTGTAAAgcgtaaataaaaacatttctacatttatatgAGTTACATTCTAcgtttttggtgaaatatatttggaAGTGGTGAAGTGGCTCAGTGATTAAGGCTTTGAGCTACTATCGGAAGGTCCTGAATTCAAAACCCAGTGCTGTCAAGTCACCACTGTTAGggccttgagcaagacccttatcCCTCATCTGCTCAGCTGTAAGTCTCTTTGGTTAAAAGTTTCAGCCAACTGGGCATATGTTTCCAAAAGTAGAGGCTTAAGAAAAGCCTCCTGTGAAGCTCCTTATTAATGCAGGTTGAGAAGATTCCAAGAGTGCAAAGCTTCAAAAGGAACACTGTTAAGAATTtaacatatcattttttttttaatttgcttaacACTTTTCTGGGTCGCTGCATAATTACAAGTTAACCCTCTACTTCTCAGCTTTATGACTTTATAACTTTTAAACTGCTTTTAAGTGGCTTTTGATAAAAGAACCTGCgctaaatgtataaatgtgaaTCGAAATGAAAAACACAGTCCTGTCTAAACattgtgtttctctctccagCACTGAGCCAGATTAATGTGATGACACCAACAGCAGGACAATGAGTACATGGTAAATATATGTTCCTAACATCCCAGGAAATGAATGATGAGCACTGATGAACACATTATTCACTGTGGCATTTGACTTTGAACAGCGCACAATGGTTAAGTGTATTAACGTCCGACATAAACCACCCATTACGCTGCTATTTCAAGGGCCCGTCCTCGTGCTATTCAGCACTTTGTGCCTAACTGGCAGGGCCTGTATAATTTCCTTGCGAGACCCATAATTATCATGGGTGGCTGAACAAGCTGGAAACGCAGAACGAGACGCAAAGGTCAGCTCAAACAAAGTGGCTAGGCTATGGTGCTCTGGGAATTTAACTGCGTTGTAGAAGGTGATGTAGAAATTGCAGGTGTGAGTATGCACATGATGGACAAAATAtctgtggcagcctgggaaaacccattggATGTCACCATGGCTGTATTCTGGAAAATTTtgagaaaacataaaaatagttCACCAAAACAACCTggaaattttattatttcttttattacgCTGCTTTTCTAAGCTTCCCTGTAAAGATCATGTTGATTAAGGAGCCACAGTGGTAAAATCAGTCTGATGTGCCTAGATGTTGGACAGCTGTGTGCCATAGTGAAAGAGACATAAACCTAATTACCTAATTTGGTTTGTGATCAGATACTGGTGGTCAAAATGCCCACGATGCACCTGCTATGTCACATCATCACGATAGAGAAGAGTGCTTAAACACCTTGTACAAATGTTTAGATGacctaataaaaagaaattattcagCAGAATAGACTCACTGAGTTTACTCTGGTTATCCACAATAACACTGTTCGCCTGACCtgagatcagtggagtgaagagataATGACGAggttgtgtttaaatgctgcCAATGATTTGCTACCTCAGGTGGTGAGAtggagactgatgtggatgatgctgataatcaaagtgataaCTCACTGTTAaattttccatccatccatccattttctgtaccacttatcctatgTAGGATCacggggtaacctggagcctataccaggggactcggggcacaaggcaggggacaccctggacggggtacAAGCCCAacacagggcacaattgcacacacactatggacaatttagagatggcAATCTACAACctatgtctttggactgggggaggaaactggagtactcagaggaaacccccaaagcatgagagaacatgcaaactccacacacacaggacggAGGCGGGAATCAAACCTCGAACCCCGGAGGTGTGAAGCAAACGTGCTacccactaagccaccatgcagTAATGTTGTACAGTAATGTCCATAAGCAGATTAGGTTATACATGTAAtccacttttacatttattacataatccacatatggaaaaacaacattagtgcatggtggcttagtggtaaAGATGGGTGAGGCATCCAAATGcaattttcctttttcacttttgggggtaacTGGACTTTAAAATTGCTAGAATGTTCAGGAAAATTGTGGTTTtcaaaactatatacagtagaaaAAAGAGTTTTCCCAGTCTGCCATACATGATAATTATGGTCAGAGTAGTGAATAAGTTGGAGGCAATAGGTTAACAGCGTATTATGTATAATATTAGTTGCAGAGAGAATATCCCAGAAAACAAGTGAAGATTAGTTCTCAGTAGATCATCACTGGATAGACCAGGACTAGCTTTGCACTCCAACGCTGGTACTGTGCCTTCGCTGACCTGCCCTAGCTATTTCCTAGAGGGAATCTCTGCTACCTTTGGCTCAGTTGAAGTGTTAAAAGATGAGCTTTGGTAGCCTGGGGGATCGTTTCAACATGACTGTAGACTTCAGGAGCAGAAGCAGATCGCAGAAGGCACTGCGATCTGAAAGCTGAgcattaaaatacttcatattTAAAGCGCCTAACAGTTATGCTCAAACTTTCTTCCTTTACTCTGCTAGCaaattagcaagctagctagatTGCCAGCTCATATGACTCATATGGATGTAGTTTGAAGAGCATTAACACTAGTGAAACCATTTCATCTTCATTGTTCCTCCTACGAAGAGCAAGTGTGCTCTGCTCTACACTCTTCCCGCTCAAGTGCAGACCATGTGTACCATAAGTGACGCATACTTCTAAATTGTGAGGGGAAGTTGTCGAGAGCACTTGGGAAATGTACTACAATGCAGGTTAggtttcatcagtgtttcagAAATATATACTCTGAATGAAATAACATAAGATGAAAAGCTCTTAACCTCCAATAATGTGAACTGTAGGATTTTCTTTAGATTTGTGGCCTAGTAAGCTGTGGAACAGCAAAgcctaatttttttcccccttcttccCTGAGAACTTCCAAAATCCTGTTTAATGACATAACACCAAATAAATGTACACaataaatgctaattaattaTCTAAATGTAACAtctattcatatatattttaactgtagttcaaatgtatttataatgtaaCTGTACAACCAACCCAGTacatgaattgtttttttttcttcattatacatttttcataatattttcattattcagaaatatgtatttaaaatagtAGTAGAAACTACACATTTAATATGTTAGGTTTCAGTAACAAGTTTGATAAATAACCAAAATCAGTGTTAGTAaggtaataattaaaaaaatatttcctgtTCAAAATAACTTCCTAACATCTCTGATCTAACTCTTTGCTGAATCGGCTTAAAAGTAAAGTCAACCCTGAAACAAACTTATCacgtttatattgaaatatttgatgTGTTTAGTCATTCTGGTGCTAATATTTATATCTGTGCTGTATCTTCATTATTCCCATAAGAAGTTAGCAAACAATTCAACAATCTCTAAAATAAGGGATAAGGGATTTTGTGAatttcaatgtcatattaatgggAAATTCAACACAGAAGTcatggactcaaagttccagaatgcaatgcagctatacgagTTTCGGCAGAGACTCAGCTCAGCTTATAAGTGATTAACGAGATGATGAGCGCGCTGGAGTTGATGgaggtattagcatgaaagtcaAAGCTTTGGATCCTGATCTGTTTGAACACAGTGTACAGATATGGTGTGAGAGatctggacagactaaaggattaaagctctgctgcatcactctctatAGGTAGAGATGAAACAAAGGCTAAATCCATCTGGTGTCAGTCAGCATGTAGTCGAAAAGCATTGTGCGTAACGTAGGAACCcattaactgaaattaaaacaccatgttaatgaaaaacatttaaactaaaaaaaaaaagtcagaatttaatgacaaattaaatcttggatgccattGAAAATCATACTTTAAGTATAAACATCAATATGCAAGCCAATCAGGATAGAATTGGTACAGCTTTCTTTTTTACATTCAAACCCCATggggggtacaaacttttgcaaacAACAgtattggatgtttttttttagtctacATTCGAAATGGATTCATTCAGCACTTACTCAGGATAGGATACATGAGCAGGATTTTGCGTCTGTAAATATCCGGAGGGAACTTTGCGTAGTATACTTTAGCTTTCAGCGTCTCCTCATCAGTCTGTATAAGAATCTTGCCGATGCGGATAGATCGGCAGCAGTCCCTCAAGCCTTGCTCCATCGCTTCACCTGGTTAGGGGCGACAGATACTACAGTGTCACGCTAAAATTCAAAAAACTGGTTTGTGTTTATATCAAGCTACAactgtggaaatgtgaaatgtgacagACCACTTCTCATTATACTGACACCACAGTTGCCTCTCTTAAATCTGACACCTTCATACTTCTGTCCTGGAAATTAGAATGGAAACGAATTATTCATGAAAACTGACATAGCAATGTGTAGTTACGGCGGTCCGTAATCACGAAACAccttaacaaaccaaaaacacgaGTAAATCAGAGAACATGACAATAAATCAAACATCAAACAGCAAATTTTGAAACACAAGAGAAAAACCACAAGAGCAGATtataaacacaacagcaactaaaaaaacaacagcaaatccaaaattacaacagcaaacaaaaacacaacaccaaataaaaaacacatgaacaaattaaaaaaaaaagcccacacacacaacagaaaaaccaaaaacacaacagcaaaaccaaaattacagcagcaaatgaaaaaaaaaaacacacaacaggaaaacaaaacaaaaaaaacaacagcaaattaaaacacaagagcaaataaaaaacaacagcaaataaaaacacgacaacaaattaaaaaagtcatgacagcaaataaaaaaacacaacagcaaatgaaaaacacgtgaacaaataattaaacaaaacataacagcaaaaccaaaaacacaacaggaaaacaacaacaacaacaaaaaaacaacaacaataaattaaaacacaagagcaaataaaaagacaacagcaaaaccaaaaacacaacagcaataCTAAACCACCACCAcgaccacaacaacaacaacaacaacaaaaaagcaaatataaaaacaacaaatataaaaacacaacagcaacatcAGAAACACATCAACATGAACTCAAACTCGAGGGTAGCTCTTAACTGAGCATCAAATCCCTgctgctgattggctacagtgTGCGTCAATCTGAGAGACTGCGAAATTAAATTAACacactgatgtttttatttgtgcttATTTACATACATTCAATCACACTGATATGACGTTATTTCAGATATGCTTTTTCATCAACTCTGCACTGCATTAAGGAAGCTTTTATATAAGGAAGTAACTTCATATCAGTGTTTTCGCTTGGCTGAGTAACTAACAGACTGAAAAAGTGTGAGTCATTTTCCTCGTGATAGTCATATGGTTTCCCGAATCAGCAACAAACAAGTGATTTTTACAAGCAAGTGACTTACTCTTTCCATTTTGAGTTCACGTTGATTTGTTTCTGAACcgactgttgtgtttttggttttcctactgcatttttttaaactaacagGGTTAACAGTGTTTGGCACTAACAGggttcctggaggactagtggttaggcctcggtgcTCTCGCTGCCGCAACCCGGGATcgattcccggtcagggaaCTGACCCCATCCACTGGGATTGCAtatgacagtgcactcccagtgccggtcccacgCCCGGATAAAAGTGGGGAGGGTCGCgtcaaatcaaatacgcggacgaATGATCTGCTGCGGCGACCcttaatgggagcagccgacaaaacaacaacaacaacatttgtTTGGCACTAACGGGCCACTGTAGATGCTGATATTaacacaggcaaaaaaaaaaaagttggaatTATGGGATTCATCAGTGGAATGCAACAAGACTCAAGGTGTCCACTTAGCTCTATATACATTAATGAAGATCCTTTAATCCAACTGTGGAAAAGTGGCTCAGCTAGGAACTGAAATGAACGCACTCACCTGTAGGTGTTGTCACTGTGCACTCCGTATAAGGCAGCTGATTTAATCCTTCTTCAACTACAAGTCTAATCTATGAACAGATCAAGAGTGTGTCTTAATGCATTGGCAGCGTACACCACCAGCTCTCTTAAGCACTGAGCACTTAAATCACTGAGTTATTTCAAGTAAACCCTTGTGCAAATGAAAATGACTATGCTTTAACGTGACAGCACTTCATTTATGTAATGAATGCTTCGAGAACATTGTTTCAGTTAATAGTTTTTTCCTTCCTATTTTCTACATTTCAGTACGCTTTGAAAAACTATACTTTATGTTGGTTCTGGTTCAAGTGGTATTGGTGAAATACTtgagaaaaatatttatgaactGCTTACTTTATGATAACACTGCTTCCACAAAGTGTGCACGTGAGGagtatgtattatatatgtgAAGACTCTCGATATATTACTTTTTCATTAGCAGTATATTTAGAGTACTATGTTAAAGCTatacttatatttttatacttgatatatgcaaaattaaatgtgtgtCCTGGTAATGGatagtatatatttatgttcttAGCTTGAAAAAAATTTGCTTTTGCTTAATTGGTGTTGACAGATGGACGTTATtgaattttataccacagcactgtcgaATTCTCTAaactgactggtcagaaggtgttgattaaggTTCTTTATTAGCAGCTCTGAAAATAGTTTtggctgtaaggcaaatcacatgtttttattaacacaCTCGTTCTAATGCatgattgtttctatagtaacagctcattcacaggacgAACAATATATATAGCCTAAGGCTATTAATGAACGAATGAAAAAAAGGtcatttaagaaagaaaaatgtagagTTGCTGATGTAGTGAAGGCTTCTGTAAAGAAATCTCCAGtaggtgtcagtgctttttaaaagtCAGTAAGTTTCCATGACTTCGcgatttctctgtaatatgaaaAGCGGGcgagggaatgagtgtttatagctgctataaggtacGTGAATGTAATGACTTACATGTAACCACAGTCATCAGAAAAGAAAGTActccctccttcaattctatgtttttagtTATCAGCGCTGAAATAACAATTGTGtagtcctcaccaacttctaagCAAAGAAATagcctcaggtgacaacaacaacaacagcaacaacaaaaaacaacagatttcaatatgcagtcatttttttcccaataagtaaaccaacattcaggaACCAGgttggaaaaaataagtacaccctataattcagtaacatgtagaaccacctttagcaacaacttgaaggaaatgtttttgtaggagTCTCTtacatcattttggagaaattttggcccactcttctttacaacattgcttccattcattgatgtttgagggcattagttcatgcacagctctcttaagatcccactACAGCATCTCAGTgtggttgaggtctggactttgacttggccatgccagcaccttgatttttttcttcttcagccattcagatgtcgatTTGCAAGTGTGCTTGCAATCACTGTCTTGTTCCATGACCCAATTTCtacccagcttaagctgctggacagatggttGCATTTTTGTCACAAGAATATtttggtataaagtggagttcattgttgtcgcaagtttcccaggtcctgtggctgcaaaacaaacccaaaacatcgcccccaccaccaccatgcttgacagtcaGTATGACGTGTTTGTGGTCATATGCTGCGTTTGGTTGTCGCCaaacatggtgctgtgcatgatgaccaaacatctccaccttggtctcatcagtccaaaggatattgttccagaacttttgtggtttgttcagatgcaattttgcaaacctaagtcatgcTCCATATTcattttggagagaaggggctttttcttagccacccttccatgaaagccgtatttgttcagtctctttctgattgtactctcatgaacattaacatttaatgtgcttgcAGAGGTCTGCAGGTCACACAACGtagctcatgttttttttctttatacctctgagcattaaacggtctgacCTTGGACCGAATTTCCTATCTgcaactgtcttgaagactctccatttgtaaacaatccttctcactgtagaagggtgaatttcaaattgtttggagatggccttataacccttcccagactgatgagcagcaacaattgttTCTCTGAaatcatggctgatgtcctttcttcttggcatgatatAGAAACACatctgagtgctccagaacaccaaactgccaaaggttttgcttttatagatgtagtcacacttcttgatgattagctaatcttgtgcatttcattagtaacacctggctgctaattactctcttaaagATTGTgtaagtaggaagggtgtacttattttttcccactggtttctgaatgttggtttactttttggggaaaaaaaatactacacacTGAAATacgttgtgttttttgttgtcatctgaggttatctgtttgtttatagaagttggtgaggaccacacaattgttactTAGACCCTGATAAGTAAAAACACATAATTGAAGTagagtgtactttctttttcccatgactgtatatacagttaAAAGGCATGAAAtgtcattcagtaataaataaagaattcaaTGATGACAATTTTTCCAAAGATACACTTGGAAAATGCTAATTTTGTATTTCAATTGTATTACATACttaaaattacataattatagcatacagtatatttggcCTGTATTTAACCTGTATTACAAGAGCATATGAagcattttacaaaaatactgaaatataatttggtaattatatatttgtaatataaaatatatcataattagtgtatactgtatacaacatataaaaattttaCAATGTCATTTTATACTGcaattgtaattataattaaaatatatattataattacaattaaagtataaaatgaaattataatattttcatatatcgtatacatatataacatgtatattgtttaatatgtgtgtgtgtgtgtgtgtgtgtgtgttattaagctgttttaaacacagaaatCTGCTTGAAATGTATCATAATGATGGCAGTGATattcagtactgtgcaaaagtcttatgcatgctatattttttttaaatcctaattttatcttagatgtttattttatgacctcTGTATTATAGAtcaggaaaaacagaaagatgtaagttacatattacataccagaccacttttcagacaaaaaaccaCAATGAAGTCTGTCGGGTTTTGCACACAAtaaaagaagcaagtgtgacagtcagagtTTCTAacagaactgtggcagattctccaagatgctcaatATAACCTACCAGCCAATTATTGCACAAAGTGTCCACAAAGTGAAATTACTGATGATTTTGTATAACACAACATTCTTGTCAGACCAAATATTGACTCTGTGTAGCTTATGACTGTTTACTGTTCTTTATAGTGGTTTTTGTAggatcatttcattatttttgaaggcatctttgctttttcagcatttctttacatgtgcttAAGACATTCGCACAGTactgtgtgcatgtatatgtaGGATCTGTAAACTGTGAACTCCACAGTTGTTTGTGTGGTGAATGTGCACACATAAGCATGTAATTATTTTAGCACTAACTTAAGTGCTTAAGTGAACTTCACTGGGGATCAATCACTGTAGTAGATTGTATTGGTCAGATTTTGTACATGATTGACTCTGAGTCTTACCAGTCTGTCAGCACAGAACACAAAGTCCCCTCTACTTGTGGTTCTACGGGGAACACATTCAAATGTTAGAGCAATACACGTGTACACTAACTTCAGGGCATGCATGATTCAGGACACGATTAAAGCTCACTTGTCCCTGATTATGGTCTGTAGTTCACGGATTTGGTCAGTGAGGGGTAAAAGCTTCAGCTGGATCGGGGGGTCGCTGTTTACTGCGGCTTCACTCTGTTTCTCCACCGACTCACTGTCAGAACCATCGCCATTGGCAAAACGCACCTGCTTCACTGTGCTCTGCTCACACTTACTGCCACGTGCAACCTGTTGATTATGGCAAGGCATGCTATTACACGTAACTACGTCTAATTCTAAAGTGCCTATGAAACAACTGCTCATAAAATCCTACAACACGTCAACttagaactgaaatggactaAGAGACAACGTGTCTTCTCACACAGGGGCAGCACGTGACCGCGCAATCTGCCCTACGACTTGTGTTTTGGTCAAAACGAAACGTCACATCCGTTAGGTGGTTGATTCGGGGCGTCAAAGTTGCGTATATTTGTGCAGACGATTTCTAAAATTGTAATTCTCAGAAAGAAGCGCCTCATGACTCCAGCTTTCATCGAGATATAGTTATCTCTGCATGTAAAACAATTCTATTACACAAATCTTACTCTGACTGAAAAGGTATTCTTTCAGTAAACGTGTATTGTCGCAGGTTATGCGCAGAAGAGTGTGAAGGTTGAGTTGCTTAAACGCACCGTTCATTTTAGCGcggtattatatttattattatttacgtTAAAATCGATTAAACAAGGTTGTGCAAAACGAACATtctattctaaaaaaaattttactcAGTAATTAATTAGAAAGTGTGCATTTGAACTTTTCTAGTATCTAAAACAGACGAGCCGTAGCTTTTCCTTTCAAGCGCTTGGTGATTACCGTAAAACCCCGTATATACACGCACTCGGGTTTATATTACACTCGGTTTCATTTCGAGGTTCTTAGAACTGGGAGTTAACCGAAACCTGAGAAGACGACTTTAGAATACAGTTTTTGGTACTTTGACATGAATTGTAATTCCTAATTTCTTAGCGTAACCCCACAGGTTTCTTAATAATACACCACCTGAGGCAAGTGGTATGCCTTGGTTGCAAACTTTGCAGTGACTTCCGCGTGATCACGTGACTACACTCTCGCCATCATGGCGCCGCTCTTGGTCCCGGTATGGTGCGGGTTCCACATTCAGAGACGAAACTTAGCTCTTCTCCTTCAGAGGTCCAGCTCTTATCACGTCTGGAGCTATAATAGTAAAAGCGGCGCCGGGGAATCCAAAAGGAGACAGAGGAGCGCGTATGAGGTACgctgtaaataaagtgttacacGCGTCAGAGTTTTATCTCAACCTACAGGAGCTAACAGCTAACTAGCTAAGTAACAACAAGGACGGGCGAGCTAGCTGGGCTAACATAGCCTCTTAGCTGTGCTTGAGAAATAAAGTGCGTTAACTAATGGTAATGTTTTTTGAATAAGCAGTAGGTTGTTGTTTGGgatttatatacataaataaaaatacgtTTATGTTATAAAGTGACATTTAGTGTTTAGTTGAAAAAGTAaagttatgaatatttatggGTGGGTGAAGCGTTAATATGAAGGTTTCACCACATTtctaaacattcttttttttaactactgTAAGTTTCATGTAGTTTAGATGTTTGTGGTTTGTGAGTTCACTGAATCTTGGCCATGTGGGAACTGTGCATCAGGTGAGCACTGGTTCCTCatggctgggcgatatgatgatGTAATATCGATATCGCGATAAATGACGTCACAACACGTTTTTTTGAGAAtcatgattatatatatatatatatatatatatatatatatatatatatatatatacacacacacagtactgtgcaaaagtcttaggcaccctatttttttttttagtacaaactttgttatagatttttatttcatgacttctacattactgattcagtacaaaaactttttcgATTTCCAAACATtcgttttccagcacaaaattacataagaaacacttttcagacaaaaatcataatgaaggctgctgggttttgctgcaaaaataagaagcaagtgtgacagtcaaagtctccagaagaactgtggctgcttctgcaagatgctcagtaacacttacagc contains:
- the LOC113542799 gene encoding uracil phosphoribosyltransferase homolog isoform X2 yields the protein MSSCFIGTLELDVVTCNSMPCHNQQVARGSKCEQSTVKQVRFANGDGSDSESVEKQSEAAVNSDPPIQLKLLPLTDQIRELQTIIRDKTTSRGDFVFCADRLIRLVVEEGLNQLPYTECTVTTPTGEAMEQGLRDCCRSIRIGKILIQTDEETLKAKVYYAKFPPDIYRRKILLMYPILSSGNAVIEAVRVLIDHGVQPSHIILLSLFSTPHGVNSIVEEFPEITILTTEVHSVAPTHFGQKYFGTD
- the LOC113542799 gene encoding uracil phosphoribosyltransferase homolog isoform X1, producing MSSCFIGTLELDVVTCNSMPCHNQQVARGSKCEQSTVKQVRFANGDGSDSESVEKQSEAAVNSDPPIQLKLLPLTDQIRELQTIIRDKTTSRGDFVFCADRLIRLVVEEGLNQLPYTECTVTTPTGQKYEGVRFKRGNCGVSIMRSGEAMEQGLRDCCRSIRIGKILIQTDEETLKAKVYYAKFPPDIYRRKILLMYPILSSGNAVIEAVRVLIDHGVQPSHIILLSLFSTPHGVNSIVEEFPEITILTTEVHSVAPTHFGQKYFGTD